Proteins co-encoded in one Ralstonia sp. RRA genomic window:
- a CDS encoding DUF1488 domain-containing protein codes for MKSIEFPAGTPRYCAADLTLTCTASVDGTYACYAVTAEALEEHFGARSWRQEDLLQAMETHRGTIEDMARSLFKLTDSHDIVLRSGHFRFGM; via the coding sequence ATGAAATCGATTGAATTCCCCGCGGGCACACCACGCTACTGCGCAGCAGATCTCACCCTCACCTGCACCGCCAGCGTTGACGGCACCTACGCCTGCTATGCGGTGACGGCGGAGGCACTGGAAGAGCATTTCGGCGCCCGTTCCTGGCGGCAGGAAGATCTGCTGCAGGCAATGGAAACCCATCGCGGGACCATCGAAGACATGGCCCGCTCGCTGTTCAAATTGACCGATTCACACGACATCGTGCTGCGCAGCGGGCACTTCCGCTTTGGCATGTAG